A window of Flavobacterium branchiarum genomic DNA:
ATCATTTTTTATTTCAGTCAAATATCTTTTTCCAATGGTTCTTCGGTGCCCATTTTCTGCATTCAAGTTTGGCAATTTCACATTCAAGAACGCTGCTTGTAATTCATCTAACCTTGAATTTACACCCACAAACTCATTATAATACTTTACTTCTGATCCATAATTACGAAGCGAAAATAGAACTTTAGTCAAAGCTAAATCATTCGTTACAATTGCTCCACCATCTCCTAAAGCACCTAAATTTTTTCCCGGATAAAAACTATAAGCCTGTGCATTGTTATTCTCCTTTTTTGACTTACTGTTTTCTGTAAAAAAAGCACCATGGGATTGTGCTGCGTCTTCAACAACTAAAAGATTATTTCGGTATGCAATTTCATTTATAACATCTATTTCAGCTAATTGTCCGTATAAGTGAACTGCTAAAATCGCTTTGGTTTTTGAAGTTATTTTTTCCTGAATTAAATCAGGATCGATAGTGTAGGTTTCTAATCTTGGTTCAACCAAAACCGGAACTAAATCGGCTTGCATAACAGCAAGAATACTGGCTATATAGGTATTTGCTTGAACAATTACTTCATCTCCTTTTTGAAGTTTCCCTAACTGAATGTACCCTTTAAAAATTAATACTAAAGCATCTAATCCATTTCCTACTCCTATACAATATTTTGCACCGCAATAAGTTGCAAAAGAAGCTTCAAATGCTTTGACTTCTTTTCCCAAAATATACCAACCACCATCCAAAACCGATTTCATTTTTTCCTGAAAAGCAGTTTCGTAAGGAGCATTTATTTTCTTTAAATCTAAAAAAGAAATCATAGCGATATTTTATAAAAATCCTGATTATAAACGGAACATCCTAACTCTTCTTTTTGTTTTAAAAGTCCAACGTTATATCCTTTTTCATTAGCATCCCCAACAATCCCCATATCAAAAAAAAGCTTTCCTTCTTCTTTATATTTCTGTATCAAGTTTATAAATAAAAAGTCTAATGCTCTTAACTCTTCTCCTTTTTTTGTTGTCGCACCATATTGTGATTTTACAACCGTATCCGTTTCAAAAACAGTTATTCCAGCAATAATTTCACCTTCATAGTAAGCTGAAAATTGTTTTATGTTGTTAGAAAAATGTTGCTTTAACAAAACAATTTCTTGAGAATTATGCACTGGTTTGGCGTTATGTTTATTTAGCAATCTAGGTTCAAGAACCAACTCCCAAAACGATGTGAAATTATTCTCTTCTATTACGTCCAAATCCATTTCTTGAATCCTTCTAAAATGCTTTAATTTACTTTTTGAAATATGTAATGGAACTGACAAATTTATTGCCAAATTCATTTCTTTTCTTTCTAACAAAGCACCTCTTTTAAAAAGAAAAAATTCTACTTCGCTATTTCCTTCTGGAAAATAAAAAACAGGAGCTGGTTTGTAATGAAAATTTTTTATTCCAACCTCTTTAAAAAAAGAAAGGAGATTTTCTAAGATTAATTCAACTTCTGTCCCCTTTAATTTATTTGAATAAACCAAACCGCCGTAAGTCAATCCCTGATGTGAATACACCACGTCAATAACTCTATTTGCGGGTAAAACAGAAACTAATTTTTCATTTTCATAAACTAATAAAGAAAAATCTTCTAATCGGTCTTTATGATATTCCATAAAATCACGATGAAACAAAAAAGTAGCATTCTTAGCTTGACCAATAAAGTCATTCCATTTTGTGTAATCTGCTTCCTGATATAATTTTACGGTGTAGTTTTTCACAATTTAATATTAGAATTCATTTATCGTTTATGCTCTAATGCTGGTAAATACCATTTATATTTTACTGCCAATAATCGAACTGAAATTATAACAACACAGGTTATCACATATAAAATATCGTCATTTAAATTCCATTCTTTTAAAATAAAAAAGACAATCCCTCCTAGAATACAAATTGTAGCATAAATTTCTCTTCTAAAAATTACAGGAATTTCATTACACAAAATATCACGAGTAACTCCTCCAAAACAAGCTGTCATGGTACCTAATGCGATGCAAATTATAGGATGCAAACCCGTAATTATTCCTCTTTCAAGTCCTATTAATGTAAAAACACCAAGGCCAATAGTATCAAATAAAAATAATGAAGTTCTTAGTTTATCGAATTTTTTCCTGAAGATAACCGATAAAACAAACCCCAAAATAATAACATAAACATACTTCAAATCTAGCATCCATCCCACTGGTGTTCTGCCAATTAAAACATCACGCACCGTTCCTCCACCTACTGCAGTAACAAAGGCAATTATAAAAACCCCAAACGGATCCA
This region includes:
- a CDS encoding DegT/DnrJ/EryC1/StrS family aminotransferase — its product is MISFLDLKKINAPYETAFQEKMKSVLDGGWYILGKEVKAFEASFATYCGAKYCIGVGNGLDALVLIFKGYIQLGKLQKGDEVIVQANTYIASILAVMQADLVPVLVEPRLETYTIDPDLIQEKITSKTKAILAVHLYGQLAEIDVINEIAYRNNLLVVEDAAQSHGAFFTENSKSKKENNNAQAYSFYPGKNLGALGDGGAIVTNDLALTKVLFSLRNYGSEVKYYNEFVGVNSRLDELQAAFLNVKLPNLNAENGHRRTIGKRYLTEIKNDKIILPTVSSKGEDYSNHVFHLFVVRTENRDDLQAYLLEKGIETMIHYPVPPHKQKAFPQWNNLSFPITEKIHNEVLSLPISPVLTDEEVSFVIEIINEY
- a CDS encoding GNAT family N-acetyltransferase, yielding MKNYTVKLYQEADYTKWNDFIGQAKNATFLFHRDFMEYHKDRLEDFSLLVYENEKLVSVLPANRVIDVVYSHQGLTYGGLVYSNKLKGTEVELILENLLSFFKEVGIKNFHYKPAPVFYFPEGNSEVEFFLFKRGALLERKEMNLAINLSVPLHISKSKLKHFRRIQEMDLDVIEENNFTSFWELVLEPRLLNKHNAKPVHNSQEIVLLKQHFSNNIKQFSAYYEGEIIAGITVFETDTVVKSQYGATTKKGEELRALDFLFINLIQKYKEEGKLFFDMGIVGDANEKGYNVGLLKQKEELGCSVYNQDFYKISL
- a CDS encoding trimeric intracellular cation channel family protein, translating into MFSLLDIIGTMAFAMSGALTAMNKRLDPFGVFIIAFVTAVGGGTVRDVLIGRTPVGWMLDLKYVYVIILGFVLSVIFRKKFDKLRTSLFLFDTIGLGVFTLIGLERGIITGLHPIICIALGTMTACFGGVTRDILCNEIPVIFRREIYATICILGGIVFFILKEWNLNDDILYVITCVVIISVRLLAVKYKWYLPALEHKR